A single region of the Malus sylvestris chromosome 8, drMalSylv7.2, whole genome shotgun sequence genome encodes:
- the LOC126630966 gene encoding uncharacterized protein LOC126630966, which yields MECKFSANGGQNELGMRIGDQEIPKSDRFRYLGSILQKNGELDGDLNHRIQARWMKWKSASGVLCDRRMPLKLKGKFYRTAIRPAMLYGTECWAVKHQHIHKMGVAEMRMLRWMCGHTRKDKIRNEDIRGKVGVAEIEGKMRENRLRWFGHVQRRPTDDPIRRCDYGTEVQGRRGRERPRKTLEETLRKDLSTWI from the exons atggagtgcaagttcagtgcaaatggaggccaaaacgagttagggatgaggatcggagatcaagaaataccaaagagcgaccgttttcgttacctaggatctatcttgcaaaagaacggagaattagatggagatctcaaccatagaatacaagctagatggatgaagtggaagagtgcatccggcgtgttgtgtgaccgccgtatgccattgaagctcaagggaaaattttataggacggcaataaggccggcgatgctgtatggcacagaatgttgggcggtgaagcatcaacacatacacaaaatgggtgtagcggagatgaggatgcttcgttggatgtgtgggcacacgagaaaggataagattaggaatgaggatatccggggtaaagtaggagtagccgaaattgaaggaaagatgagagaaaatcggttacgatggtttggacatgtgcaaagaaggcctactgacgatccgattagaagatgcgactatgggacagag gttcagggccgaaggggtagagaaagacctagaaaaactttggaagagaccctaagaaaagacttgagtacttggatctaa